The nucleotide sequence GCAGTTCGGGATTCTTGAATTCATCGGCTACGGGATTACCAATGATGGGCAGTACCTCGTTCTGATAGCGGGCGAAGTCGGGCAGTTTCATCAAATCCAGCCGCCGGGCCACTTCCGAAACCCCGGTGTACATCTCGTAGTTGATTTTGCCTTCGCCCTGCTTGCCTTTCTTGGTGGTGATCAGAATCACCCCGTTGGCCGCCTGCGAACCATAAATAGCTTGCGCCGAAGCATCTTTCAATACATCAATGCTTTCGATATCATTAGGATTCAGCATGGCCATCACACTGTTGCCGGTTTGGCCATCGCCACCACCTAAGCCCGCGTAACCTGTACTCGACGACGTATTGCCGCCCACAAAAGGTACCCCGTCGATCACAAACAGGGGGTCGTTGTTGTTGATGGAAGTCACGCCCCGTACCTTGACCGACACGCCGCCGCCGGGTTGTCCGCCATTGCTGGTCACGGTGACCCCGGCGGCTTTACCCTGCAAAAGCTGATCGATGCCAGCCGCCGGAATGTCCTTGATGTCGGTGGCTTTCACCGTGGTGATCGAAGACGTTACGTCGGCCCGCTTGGAGGTACCATAGCCGATCACGACCACCTCGTCGAGGGTACGGTCGGCGGGAGCCAGCGTCACGTTGATGGTGGTGCGGCTGCCTACTTCCACCTCCTGGGTGGTCATTCCGATGAACGAAAACACCAGCACGTTGGCTCCGGCGGGCATGTTGATCGAATATTCACCATTTACATTGGTGGTAGTACCCATTTGCATTCCTTTCACAGACACCGTAGCGCCCGGCAGCGTATTGCCTTTATCGTCCGATACGACCCCCTTCACGGTTGCTTTTACATCGATTAATTTATCCGCGTGAATTGGCGTCACTTGGGCCAGCACCGGTTGAATTTTTGTCGGCCTGGCATGGGTCGGGAGCTGGGCCTGTGCGGTGAGGCTTAGCCATCCGCCCAGGATGAGGCATCCCGAAAGCACATGTTTCATCATAGTAAAAAAATTAAAGGTTGACTTATTGACTTAAACGATAGACTAACTAGGTAGTATTAATTATAGAATACATATCCCTGATCTTCAATCAATCCCCATCAGATTGTATTCAAACTCGGTTTGGTTATCTTTTCCATGGGCAGCGAAATCATCACGGAGGTACCCCTGCCGGGTTCACTTTGCCACATGACCTGCCCGCCCAGAAACGCAATGCGGGAATGGATATTGGCAATGCCGTTTCCAGCGAGTGATTCCTGCTCGAAATCGGCCCCACGCCCGTCGTCGTCCACGCTGATGAGGGTGGTTTCGTTGCTGGCCATGACTTGTACGGTTATGGTGTGCGCATCGGCGTGTTTGAGGGCGTTGTTGAGTAGTTCCTGCACGACCCGGTAAATCATCACCGAAGCCTCGTTACCCAAAGGGGGTACCTCACCGTAGTGTTCTAGGACCAGTTTTGTCTCATTGACCAGATTCAGCTTTTGCACCAAATCTTCGAGAGCTGGAATGAACCCAAACGTAGAGAGCGAGTAAGGTCTTAAATTACTGGAAATCAGTCGAGTCTCGGTACAGGCTTCGTCCAGAAACTGGTTCAGCGGCTCCTTGACACTCAGCGGCAACTGATCCTGATGCGCCTCGACGAAGAGCTTGATGCGAGACAACTGAATGCCCAGTCCGTCGTGCAGGTCGCGGGCGATGCGGCTACGCTCGCCTTCCTGCCCTTCGATCATGGCGCGCAGCGATTTCAGTTCCAGCTCCCGGATCTGCTGCTGGGCAATGACCGTTTCCTGATGCGCAATCAACTTTTGCTGGCGGCGCAGAAACACCAGCGTACCCACGCCCAAGACACTGATAATCAAACCCACTGCCAACATAGAATTCACGACCCGCTGCGTGCGGTTTTGCTCCTCAATCAATTGTTTTTCCACAGCCAGCGTGTTGATCTGGCTTTCGTATTCCTGCAAACGAATGCTCTTGGTCTGCTCGGAGGTATTGAACCGATTGGCATAATCGAGTGTCATCAGCGACGCTTCGTACGCCTTTTCGTACTCACCCAGCCGCGAATAGCTGTCGGCGGTATGCCGGGACAGTTCCCGCAGCATCGACAGGTCATTTTCTGATTCGGCTATTTCAAAACTCTTCCGGTAAGATTCAATGGCCTCTTTGGACTCGTTTCTGAACTGATGCACCAGGCCCAGGTAAAAGTGGTTCAAGGCAACGAGCCAATTGATTTTCAGCGGGCTGGCAATCTTCAAGCTCCGGTTGGCAAAGTATTCGGCGGAGTCTGGTTTTTTAACTCTCGAATAGGTATTGGCCAGCAAATTCAGGGCGTAAGCCTGCAGCTGGGGTTGCTTATATTGGGCGCTCAACTGTTCCGTTTCGCGCAATTGGGTGATCAAATCCGCCGGTAAGGGATCCCTTTTCTGGGCAATGTTGGCCAGGCCGAGGCGGCTCTCGATCACTTTGGGCATATTCCGGGTCCGCTCGAAATATTGCCGGGCTTTAGTAAGGTACTTTTCGGCGGTACCCTGCATAAAATAATCGTGGGTGTAGTAATCCCCGATCACGATATATTCGTTGTAGTACCCCAGCGAATCACCCAGTAGGCCATAATAGTGCAATCCTTTGAAATAAGCATCCAGCGAATGCTTATTGTACCCGTATTGCTGATGATACAATTGTCCCAGGGAATCGTAGGCACGGGCCACCTGAGCGTATTGCTTTTTTTGTGACAATTGACTGATCTGCTGCTTGAGACTGTCGAACGGTGCCGATTCACCCATAGACCTACCTGACTGGCATTCAGCACCTGATGCCAGGAGCATCAGTACTAAAGTCCATCCTAAAAACCTCCATTCATACAGGCCGGTACGTTTCATTCAGATCGTTCATTTCGACGCCTGTCGTCGCCAGATCAGGCAATTAATTGCAGTTCCATGGCGGTTTTGATCAAGAGCGCCGTATTGGGTACCCCAAATTTCATCAGCAAACTGCTGCGATGAAACTCGACCGCCTTGGCGCTCACAAACATTTGAGCGGCCATCTGCTGGGTAGTCAACCCCTGCGCCATCAGGGCGAGGACCTCCGTTTCCCGCGGGGTAAGATTGGGTTTCAAGGCTACTCCGGTTGATGATTTACGGCTTCTGGGCTCGTCGTTCAGCAGGATATGCGTGATGGTATCGTTGAAATACTGTTTCTTTTCGTGTACCGCTTTAATGGCCTGTATCAGTTCCAGCTTGGTCGTGTTCTTCAGAAGGTACCCCTTAGCTCCCTTTTTCACCACCCGCTTGATCAGGCTGGCGTCGTCGTGCATGGTCAGCGCCACAACCTTGGTTTCGGGAAAAGTGTGCGAGATGTAGTCACACAAGCCTAGGCCCGCCTCAATAGTTGGAAACGAAATATCCAGCAGAACCACATCGATCACGGTCTGATCCAGCCGCTCCATGACCGCCTCCACACTGAAGCAGCGCTCGGCCACTTCGATATCCGGCGAGCCCGAAATAAGCGATTCGATGCCTTCGACGAATACATTGTGGTCATCGGCAATAAGTACGCGTATCATAGCTATTCTCTGGGCGGTTGAATCGTAGGTAATACTAACTAAATCGGCGCTTCCATTATTGCCAGACTAGCACTTTGCTACCCAATAACGTCCGATAAATTGAATTTTGTTTAGCAAAAGTAGGATTGCCCGAATATTTTAGGAATAGTGAATACCCGAACGTTTAAAACTTAGGGAAAACCCTAGGTAGAAGCCGCACCAGTAGCCGGAGCGGTAAACAGAACAGATAGGAAGTAGGAAATAGGGCGATTTTTTAGGCAAGAAAGGCTTCCTCGATGATCCCACAGGCCCGGTCCATCTGCTCTTCGTCGATGACCAACGGCGGAGCGAAGCGAATTTTGTTGCCGTGGGTGGGCTTGCAGAGCAGCCCTTTGTACATCATATTCATGCAGAGTTTGTAGGCAGTGTTGCTTTCTTCAGTGTCGTTGATAACGATGGCATTGAGCAGGCCTTTCCCCCGTACCAGCTGGATCAAATCGATTTTAGCCCGCAACGCCTCCATACGCCCCCGGAAAAACCGTCCCATTGTCTCGGCGTTTTCGGCCAGGTTTTCGTCTTCCACGACCCGCAGGGCTTCCATGGTCACGGCGCAGGCCAGCGGATTGCCGCCGTAGGTAGAGCCATGTTCGCCAGGCAGGATCGTGAGCATCACTTCGTCGTCGGCCAGAGCAGCCGATACGGGTAGGGTACCCCCCGAAAGGGCCTTGCCCAGCACCAGAATATCGGGCTTTACGCCTTCCCAGTCACAAGCCAGGCGCTTGCCCGTACGGCCGATACCCGTCTGTACCTCATCGGCAATAAAAAGCACGTTGTACTGCGTGCAAAGCGCACGAACGCCCTTAAGGTACCCCTCGTCGGGTACCACCACGCCCGCTTCGCCCTGAATGGGCTCGACCATGAAGGCCGCGACGTTGGGATTTTTTTGTAGAATTGCCTCAAGCGCGTTCAGGTCGTTGTAGGGAATGAGCGCCGTACCCGGTAGGAACGGGCCGTAGTCGTCGGTACTGGATGGGTCGGTTGAAGAAGAGATGGCCGCCAGGGTACGTCCCCAGAAATTGCCCGTAGCATACACCGTCACCGCCTGATCCTGAGGTACCCCTTTTACTTTGTAAGCCCATTTGCGGGTAAGTTTGAGGGCCGTTTCGCCCCCTTCTACGCCCGAGTTCATCATCAGTACCTTGTCGTAGCCAAAATACTCGGCCATGAATTTCTCGCACTCACCCAGCCGGTCGCTGTGGAAGGCGCGGGAAGTTAGCGTCAGTTTCCGGGCCTGTTCGATCATAGCATTTACAATACGCGGGTGGCAGTGCCCCTGGCTTACCGCACTGTAGGCCGACAGGAAATCCAGATACTTATTGCCCTCCACATCCCACACATGAACGCCCTCGCCACGGTTCAGCACCACGGGCATGGGCTTGTAGTTGTGGGCTCCATACCTCCACTCGAGTTCGATGGCGTGTTCGGTGGCTTCGGAGTGGGTGGTATCGATAGGATGCATGGGTCGTCTGATTTCAGAGGTTTTAGAACAATTAAAATAAACCGGAGGTTGTGGAGTAAAGGTAGTAAAACCTCACCTCCGCGCAAAGTTGGACACCACTGGAAAAAAATCTCCGGCAGAGAGCCCCCGCCCTGCCCTTTCTAAGGAAGATTACTATTTCAATGAAGAAGGCTTGATGGTTTTTACCGCCACGTACCACCTCAAAAGGGGCTACTGCTGCAAGAGCGGCTGTCGACATTGTCCTTACGGCTTTCACTCATCCAACAGCTAAGTGGAACCGGACATACTAAAAAGCGAGTTATGGGTTTGACCTACAACCTTTTACAAAAAAATACATAGGGAAGTCTTTGAACTCTAAACTAAGAATTCTATATTTGCACCCTCATTTGCAAAAATTGAAAGATCATGGCTAAGGTTTGTCAAATTACCGGAAAAAGAACTCGCGTTGGAAATAACGTTTCTCACGCCAATAATAAAACGAAGCGTAAATTTTACCCCAACCTGCAGAAGAAGCGTTTCTTCGTACCTTCTACGGGTGAGTGGATTACGCTGAAGGTTTCTACCTCGGCGCTGCGTACCATCAACAAAAACGGCCTCGAAGCTACCATTCGCAAGGCCTACGAGAGGGGTACCCTGAGCATCTAAGCGCTTTCCAACTGTTATTTTGAAAAGCCTCTTCGGTCACGGAGAGGCTTTTTGTGCTTGGTGCATGTTCCGAAACCTACTTACAGTATTAACTTTTAGCCGTTCGTCGCGTATAGTCTTAGGTTCGTCATATTTTCGGATCAAACTATTCCGCTTATGCGTTGTTTTGTGGATGCATAAACAGGAAAAATTCAATTTGATGAAAAATATACTGCGAGTCGTTTGCCTCGGATTGGTTCTATGGGGAATCGGAACGAACGCACAGGCTCAGGAAAAATACACAGTCAGCGGCTACGTGAAGGACATAGCCAACGGTGAAGGGTTGATCGGCGTATCGGTCTATGTACGGGAGGCCAGCACGGGCGTCGTTACCAATCCCTACGGCTTTTATTCCCTCACTTTGCCCCAAGGAGAGTATACTTTGGTTTTCAGCTACATAGGGTACGAGAAATTGACCCGTACCCTCACGCTCGGTTCCGACCAGCGCCTCAATGTGGAAATGGCCGCCGAAAGCCGGCAATTGCAGGAGGTCGTGGTGTCTACGACCAAGGAAGACGACAATGTGCGGAGCCTGGAAATGTCGGTCAATAAAGTGGACATCAAGACCATCCGCAAGATTCCCGCCCTGCTCGGTGAAGTGGATGTTATTAGAAGTATCCAATTATTACCCGGGGTAACCACGGTAGGAGAAGGTGCTTCGGGCTTCAATGTGCGGGGTGGCGACGTGTCGCAGAACCTGATTCTGCTC is from Salmonirosea aquatica and encodes:
- the rpmB gene encoding 50S ribosomal protein L28, whose translation is MAKVCQITGKRTRVGNNVSHANNKTKRKFYPNLQKKRFFVPSTGEWITLKVSTSALRTINKNGLEATIRKAYERGTLSI
- a CDS encoding DUF5522 domain-containing protein encodes the protein MDTTGKKSPAESPRPALSKEDYYFNEEGLMVFTATYHLKRGYCCKSGCRHCPYGFHSSNS
- a CDS encoding ATP-binding protein; this translates as MKRTGLYEWRFLGWTLVLMLLASGAECQSGRSMGESAPFDSLKQQISQLSQKKQYAQVARAYDSLGQLYHQQYGYNKHSLDAYFKGLHYYGLLGDSLGYYNEYIVIGDYYTHDYFMQGTAEKYLTKARQYFERTRNMPKVIESRLGLANIAQKRDPLPADLITQLRETEQLSAQYKQPQLQAYALNLLANTYSRVKKPDSAEYFANRSLKIASPLKINWLVALNHFYLGLVHQFRNESKEAIESYRKSFEIAESENDLSMLRELSRHTADSYSRLGEYEKAYEASLMTLDYANRFNTSEQTKSIRLQEYESQINTLAVEKQLIEEQNRTQRVVNSMLAVGLIISVLGVGTLVFLRRQQKLIAHQETVIAQQQIRELELKSLRAMIEGQEGERSRIARDLHDGLGIQLSRIKLFVEAHQDQLPLSVKEPLNQFLDEACTETRLISSNLRPYSLSTFGFIPALEDLVQKLNLVNETKLVLEHYGEVPPLGNEASVMIYRVVQELLNNALKHADAHTITVQVMASNETTLISVDDDGRGADFEQESLAGNGIANIHSRIAFLGGQVMWQSEPGRGTSVMISLPMEKITKPSLNTI
- the rocD gene encoding ornithine--oxo-acid transaminase — encoded protein: MHPIDTTHSEATEHAIELEWRYGAHNYKPMPVVLNRGEGVHVWDVEGNKYLDFLSAYSAVSQGHCHPRIVNAMIEQARKLTLTSRAFHSDRLGECEKFMAEYFGYDKVLMMNSGVEGGETALKLTRKWAYKVKGVPQDQAVTVYATGNFWGRTLAAISSSTDPSSTDDYGPFLPGTALIPYNDLNALEAILQKNPNVAAFMVEPIQGEAGVVVPDEGYLKGVRALCTQYNVLFIADEVQTGIGRTGKRLACDWEGVKPDILVLGKALSGGTLPVSAALADDEVMLTILPGEHGSTYGGNPLACAVTMEALRVVEDENLAENAETMGRFFRGRMEALRAKIDLIQLVRGKGLLNAIVINDTEESNTAYKLCMNMMYKGLLCKPTHGNKIRFAPPLVIDEEQMDRACGIIEEAFLA
- a CDS encoding response regulator; amino-acid sequence: MIRVLIADDHNVFVEGIESLISGSPDIEVAERCFSVEAVMERLDQTVIDVVLLDISFPTIEAGLGLCDYISHTFPETKVVALTMHDDASLIKRVVKKGAKGYLLKNTTKLELIQAIKAVHEKKQYFNDTITHILLNDEPRSRKSSTGVALKPNLTPRETEVLALMAQGLTTQQMAAQMFVSAKAVEFHRSSLLMKFGVPNTALLIKTAMELQLIA